Sequence from the Acomys russatus chromosome 12, mAcoRus1.1, whole genome shotgun sequence genome:
GTCAGACTCCCATGAGGTAGGGGTAAACCTGCAAAAATCACGTGTATCTACAGACTCTGTTGAGTCCTAACTTACTCTGTTGGCTGTAGTTGAGGCGATTTCTACACAGAGGGTGGGAAATTTCTGGCTTCCTTTGTGGCCCTAGTATTGTGCCAGGTTTCCACAACCACTTTAAGCATGACTTGGTCTGTCATATACTTTCAGTTGGTCTCATCCAACAGACCATGACAATTGCAAATATTCTTAGCAAGTTGAATTGTACTCAGGAAGGCAAGAAAAAGTCCCTAAAAGAAAATGGCTGTGTGCAACCAGCTAGTTTTCTTAAAGGGACatcacattcatttttattatttctaagtgCAACTAAGTTTTTGTTACAACTGGAAGCTCCCTGAGAACAGACACTGAAATAGAACACAAACTGATTATCAACTAAGGATTATtctttttcagagaaaaaaagaaagaaagcctgggtTAAACCAAAGACTTGACTATATATTTAACCTTGTAAGCAGATTTTCTccagaaattacttttttttatttctgttgacttttcctggggagacatgacCTAATGCCCATTTACCCCAGTGGGACACCAATAACAGACACCCGAGTCTAGCTTAGTGAGCCAAGGAGCACTGAGGTAACTTACAGGAGTAATGTCTGAGAGGTTATTAGAAGAGTGTGGATGATTCCAAGGCATCACCAAAAAGCTGACCCCAGCAAGGGACACCGCATGAGAGCTGCATCTCTGCAGATCCCTGCATAACTTAAGGCAGCTTGACTGTTGTTCTGGTGACAGTCTTCCCCTGCCCAGGAATTGTGACAGTTTATATAACCTTAGGAGCGGCTTATGAATCTCATAAAATTCAGGAGCTTCCTGCAACTTGTGAGTTCACTTGTTTCATAAGTCTTATAGGAACCCCTGACAAGAGGAAATGTTTGAATTGAATTGGTTTTTATCTGCGAAGTAGTAATTTCTTAGTGCATAGATTCAAGTATGGACACTTCCATGACATGACTGGGTCCTTCGGTTCCACGGGCTCCAGACCTGTACTTAATTCCACTGTTTTCACTTTGACTTCTGTTACTCATCTTCTCTGTTATCGGTAtctgtcatttttccttttctttgtgagGATCCTTAGCTATGTAACAATACCATAGGTTCTGCTATCTGAGGGTTAAGCTTTGTTCCTAAAGAACCTTAGGCTTAACGATGCAATTAGCCTCTTtctattttgcttttgctttgttcctgACATCATCGTTACTCCGATATTAGCAAACATGTTTTCCCTATTTGTCAAAGTCAACCTTTAGCGTCTGAGTGAACTTTGAGTGTTGTTGTTCATTATTGGTTTTCTTTGAGCCAAAGTTTTTGTCAGGCTAAGTCAATGGTGTTTGTTGATCATGGTGTTATAGCCTCCACAGTGTGTAATGGTCTCCAGGACGAGTTACCCATCTACCGTGGCTGTGTGTGCGCAAACGTATCTACACTTACATGTCCTCGCCTATTCTTGCTTGTCCATATCACGAAAGAAGAAGGTAATGGCCAGGAGTGACCCTCATCTCTCTTATACTTTGTGTCAGATTGAAGAGAAAGCCTGTACTGCTGGCATCCTTTCCTGCCCCTGCCTTGTGCTAGCGTGCTCAGAAGACTGCACCTGCTCTTCCTACAAGGTGACTGTCGGGTACTCTAGTAACCCCGAAGGCATAGCAACAAGGTTGTTCTTCAGTGTCTGGTCACAACACAACCTTTACAAGAGAGAAATTCTCCTTTTATTAAATTCTTCCCGCCCTTTCTGCTCTCCAAACTCTTATATTTCCCTTTCTgccctccttcaaattcatggcttttcaCTCttgcatacaaatatatgtatttccCCTAAATGTAACATGTTCAGTTCATATAATGCTACCTACATGTCTTCAGAACTGATCGTTTGGCAATGAACAGTGAGTTGATTTTCTCATCTCTAGGAAGGGCTGTCCCTCCTGCCCCCAGCTTTTCCAACTTCCTGCTGCATGAGGCAAGCCCAGGAGGCCTTgaccctacacaaagaaattctgttttcACTTCTTGTACTCATTTACATTTGCTTAGGTCAggattgaattttcttttttcttttttagtttttttcgaTACAGGTTtcctatgttatcttggctgtcctggacctgctttgtagacccggctgggctcaaactcacagcaatccacctgcctctgcctcccgagattcaaggtgtgtgccaccatgcctgactcaggattgaattttctttattgatgCCTTCTAAAGCTTGTAGACATGTTCAGGTGTATCCCCTCCATTCAATATTAACAATATCatcaatattttataatgtattatacactgtataattataaaagaattaaaataattatacaatatttatacttgctttctttgttgctgttgtttccaaAAAATTATTCGTGGAGAAAATATTCTGTGAAGCattcatattttcagaaaaataaataactttttattatgtAAAATGGGATTTTTGTCTcttctagaaataaaaaaggtaaataattttgtcattttgttttttatattcaactttttctctgagaatattttgatcatttcatTCCTTACACGcactttattaatatttttttataactttCATATGTTTTACCTACACATAACCTTGAATGCTTGTGTTTTTTAGTAGTGGAGAGCCTTGAAATACAGGGAGGGCACAGTTACATATGCTGAACCCACCGACCACCAGGTGTCACTCTTGCTTCACGCttagacagaaaaaggaaaagaaagcctggGATGCTGATCTTCAAATGATGAGATAGCCTTATCAGTGGGGAAGTTTTGTATATTATAATTAAGCAATAAGACATAAAATGGAGTTCGTTTTCGTAGTGGGAAAGCAAAAGCCCCAGCTTGATTAGCTTTAATTATCAAAAGACATGGTAATTGTCTAAAAAATGGGTTGTCAAGAATGAAGGACTTTTTGCATGGGGCTCCAAGTGTTGCTAATTATCTCTTGGCTTTATTAAATGCCCCACACAGTGGTTGgtccataattttattttatagtatcaCATTTATAATGGAAAATTTAGGTAGTCTTTTCTCATAGGTTTTGTTAGAACTAACGAAATTAAAGGTAAGTAAGCATAAATTAGAAATTGTTGTAAATACCTTTTAACTTTtcctacaaaacaaaaccaaatattaaCTTTTTAGTTCCTTTCTTTTCAATAGTATATAAAGCAATAGAATTTATAATACCTAAAAGACTTAATATGCCAAATTGAATTTTACCTCTGATTCCTAATCCTACACAGCACTTGGGCTTTAGACAAATAGAGTCTTGGGAATTCAACTAAGCTGGTTATGGTTTTCCACCCCGTGAGGTGCTGCAGCACCCACACACTTCTAAACTCCAAGTCAATTTTGCAAAACTTGTAGAAACTAGGTGTACATAGAATATACACTAACTTAACAATTTTAGACAGGTTTTGCAAACTTGGTTATGAATCAGAAAGCTCCAGGATTAGTAGGGAAGGGAATTATGTTCCCAATTGAATGTATGCAAATTCTATGCATAATTCAGGAACAATAAATGATCATATTCTTGACTTAAAGGATTCAAAAGGCCCCTTCTCAAAGTTATGTATGGAGTAACAGGTGCTGTGACGGGGAAGTTCTCCACCTTGTTGAGCTTTCCGCAAGTCATGCAGAACCTAGGCATACAGATTTCTAGGGTTGTAACTGGGGGCATGGGGGTGGCAGTGAGTCAAGCATTTTGATGATGTAGTTGCCTTTGAGTCATCCCTATCACCCCTAACCCATACTCCTGTAAATAACCATCCCCATCCTCATTTCTATAACTAAGACCAGTTAAtttattggttcaccaagttggacttccATGGAATCATTTCTTTTGTCTGTTGTCAGTACCCCATCAGGCTTGAGTAGATATTTGTGTCTCTCCAGAAAATGTCATACAATTCTGGCTTTGTTCTAGAAGCTAGAAGAAGGGTGAATACTAGGCATTGCTGAATCTGGCTTCCAGAACAAAGTCAGCATTGTATGGCttaagtttcaggaacttcctcaGACTTACgagttgtttatttcctgagtgtttttcttttcttttttcttttttttttttttttttaagatttattatgtatacaacgctTTGCCTGCATgagcacctgcaggccagaagagggcatcagatcacattatagatagttgtgagccaccatgtggtttctgggaattgaactcaggacttttagaagagcagtcagtgctcttaaccacggagccatctctccagcccctatttccTGAGTCTTAAGGAGCCTCTATCCTGGATGAGGAAATTGCTAAACAACAATCAGCGGTGTTAGTCTATACTCTGTCATTATAATGACATACCTGAGACAATGAATGTATTAAGagaaaacattgtttttgtttatagttttCAGAGGTTTCAGTTTATGGTAAATtggctctgtctctgtgtttctgtggttAGATAACAATGTGAAGGCAACTATGTGGCAGAACAGAAATTATTGCATCGACCCAGCGGAATGCACAACAGTAGGCAGCCATTGGTCAACAAGCTGTGATCCTGACTTACCTCCTTGCCCTGGGAGAGACCATCTGGGTTCCATTTCCCATGGGATCAGGAGCTCCTCTCCCTGTAGACAGGGTGCTACTACACACACTAAGATCTCTTTGAGCAAGCAGCCAGTGTTTGCATATGATTCCTACAAAAGCTGGCCACGCAGTCCATGCTAGGCAGTTTTCTCCCCTTGGATGTTAGCTGGTTTCTGAGACTTGCCGGGTAATAGAATGCAGTTGATGTGACATCCTGGGATTTTAATGCAGCTGTAGTTTCTACTGACGTCTCCGATGCTTGCTCTTACACCCGTCTGTCATGCTGGAAGGAAGCCATGTGGAGAGAGCTGGCCTCTGCCAAACCTCCATCTGGGTTTCTAGACAACAGCTCGTTCCAACTTGCTGGCTAAGAAAGTGAGTAGTTTTGGAAGTTGGTCATCAAACCGCATCTGTACCACACAATCCAAACGGCAGGCTCGTGAGAGCAAAGTCAATGGCTAGTGCTGCTGTGTCTTCCCGTTTGTTTCTGAGATGTGTATCTGCTGTGTGTCCTTCACCTTCTGATGAGTGACACGGGCTTCTTTATATCATGATGGACTCCCACAatccttttttcaagacagattttctactcactctgtaggccagcttagcctccaactcaaagatccacctgcctctgcctcccaagtgctgggattaaagttgtgtaccaccatCTCCAAGTTGTACTCCCACAGTTTGGGCACCCTCCTGAGCATAATCATGGGCAACACAATTTTACCTAACAGCTTAATGATTTAGGTAAAATGTGTGAAAAATATTTCACCTTTTCCAGGAAACTCGTTTCACAGCCCCCAGAAGATCAAccagttttccttattttttataaactttGATTTAAAACACTTAAACCAAATGTGTTCAGCTTTTGTTATACTTTTTGGCTATTTTGAGGGCTATTCTTGGAGTGAGGGTTTTCCGTTTTTCCTCTTATGATTCAATTTGGAAACTGATTAATAACATGCCATTTAGAAAAAAGCCAAGACCTTAGTAATCAGAAATCATCAAAAGTGGGATCTTCTCACTCAGTATCTCGTGTTTTGAGTATAACCAACTGCTTATATGAAAATGGAGAcatgcgggctggagagatggctcagaggttaagagcactgactgctcttccagagtcctgagttcaattcccagcaaccacaggggtggctctcaaccatctgtaatgtgatctggtgccctcttctggcctgcaagtgtatatgcaggcagagcactgtatacataataataaataaataaatcttaaaaaaaaaaatgaaaatgaaaatgaagaaatgcaaTGAACCCCTCAAGttgtttaaatgaaaaacaagaaaaaagttaaaaatcaggCCGACCTGGTGCCTCTTTTGTGAAGCAGCAGCTAAGAGACTCCAGCTCTGGCCATGGCCGACGCGAAACCCAAGGACGGAGGCAAGACTGAGAACAACGATCACAGTAATTTGAAGGTGGCGGTCAGGATGGTTCTGTGGTGGCATCTAAGAGACACACCACTTAGTAAACTGAGGAAAGCCCATTTGGGAATGACGGGCTTTGTCGATGAGGCCGATCGAATTCCGGTTTGATGGGCAACCAATCACTGAAGCAGACACCTGCACAGCTGGAAACGGAGGACAAAGGTACGATTGATGTGTTCCAGTGGCAGCCAGGAGGTGTCTTCTAAAAAGGGAACCTGCTGCTTTACTCCAGAGTTCTCTTGTAGACCAAAAATACATCCTCAATTAGAAAGCTGCAATTTGGTTCCATCACCCTGACTCCTACAGCATACTTTTCTCTATTCTTTGCTTTCCCTGTTCCCATTTCTTGTACACAGAGTAACTGGTGTGCACAAGCGCATTGCTCTTCCTTCCCATTTTTAAGCTAAATGGCCAGTGCTCTGTTTTGGTTGAACATCAGTTGGAAACGGTCTGGGAGAAAGTGCTGGCTCTGTGAAAACAtccattcccctttctccactagTGGCGTGCTTATTCAGCTCTTATCTTTATATCCcagtaagttattttttttcttattgttttaacaAAAGAACCCAACAACACAAAACCATTGCATACCTTGTTCGATTGgagaattttaatgtttttcatctatagttataaaaccaaagacagttttataacttttgttgttgttgtttatttttgtacatagCTGTTACATGTAGGGCAATTTGTCTTTAAGCAGGGGTAAAAACTGCTCAGAGAAATGATCCtgataggggctagagagatggctcagagattaagagcactgcctgctcttccaaaggtcctgagttcaattcccagcaacccccgggtggcttacagccatctataatgggatctgatgtccttttctggcatgcaggagtataTGTAGGTAGAACATTCATACACaaataaacttaaatatttttaaaaagcatttcaagtctggagagatgctcagtagttaagacttgctacttttttctttaaaaagagatgtatttatttattacatatgcagtgctctgcctgcttcccagaagagggcatcagatcacattatagatggctgtgagccaccatgtggttgctgcgaattgaactcaggacctctggaagaacaaacagtgctcttaactgctgagccatctctccagccctgacttgctgctctttgcagaggacctgggtttagttcacagcacccatatcaggcagctcaccacaaccatctgtaactccagtttcagaggatctgatgccctctgacctccatgggcacctacactcacatgacacatgtaaactcacagagacacacaatttttaaaaaggctgcaGCCATATTTATATGCACAGAGGGAAAGGCTTGcacaaagcatatatatatatatatatatatatatatctcacatagGACCATTTGGAGACTTAGAATTCTGCTAGGCACAAGACGTAAaggtttttaattaaattcaGCATCTTAAATGTATTATTCAAAtctcttttgtgtcttttttcagCTGCTTGACTTTTAAAACATACTCCTTGACAGAATGCCGTTATGACTTGTTCggttgctatgttcctttagtagAGAGTAGCACTTGGTTATCCTGTAGGTTCCTGACCTATCGAGCCTCCGGTTCGTGGCCACCACAGAAACTGGGCATGAGTTCTACCTCTTAGAgtgggctttaaatccaatcGGGTATTGGTCGGTTAGTCCCATACGCTTTATGCCACTACTGTGCTATCGTAGGTCTCCATTGTAGACTGAAGTGTTTGTGGCTCGGTTGGTGTTTGCCTTTTACCTTTGGCCACAAGAGATTCCAGCTCGGGCCCCATGTCATACATTATTTGGCAACTCCGTTTgtatcaccttcatatatgtatatactttaggTAGTTTCCTCTGCATTAGGTTTCCACACAACCCGAAAAGGACCCTTAGTTTTATTGTTCCTCcccacattcttccctcccctcttcctgagCCCTTCCTATGTGATCCCCCCCTTACAAAGCCTCCCCATCCATTTATAACTATTTATTCTGTTTACCCTTTCTAGAGCGATCCCATGTTCTCCCCAGTCTCTTATCCTGTCTCTGACCTCTGTAGTTATATGAGTGTAGTCTCCTTACCAAACCCTTAGCAGCTGAcatccacatataaacaaatttgtcttttgtgtctgggttgccttacttaggatttttttttctagctctgtTCATTTACCGGtgaatttcatttgtttaaacAGAAGCGTAATATTACTTTGTGTaaaaataccatattttctttttttaaatatttatttatttattatgtatagagcagtgcttttgcctgcatgtactcccgatctcattatagatggttactggtaattgaactcaggacattcggaagggcagccaatgctcttaacttctgagccatctctccaggcctgccatattttctttattcactcttctgTTGATGggcttctaggttgtttccagtttctggctattatgaatagcaCAGCATGAACATAGTAGAAAAAGTGTCTCTGATGTAAGATGTAGAATCCTTTGgctatatgcccaagagtgggacagctggatcttgaggtggaCCTATTCCCATCTTCCTAAGGAACCAACACACTGATTTCCATCTGGCTACACatgtttacactcccaccagtagGGGAGGAGTGTTCTGCTTACCCTACATCCTCACCCAAAGCATGAGCTGCTTTGACACTTTCATACACACATAAGCTAAGCTTTGGGGCTTTGTTACCCTCTCTTACACCCCCTCTTGCTGAAACTCTCTTCTCCCCAACAGTCCTCTTCATACTTCAGAGTCTGTCTTTGTGTTGTCACTTTTGAAGagtagacccccccccccccccgagtgagGAATGCGGCctatgagcccctcccccacacacgaTGAAGAGGGACAGCTGCACTGAGTTCATTGTTGCCTGTCCTGAAATCCTCCCTTTCTGACCTCTTGCTTGACTTCTCTTGATCATAccctgctttgttgatttttgagtTTGATTCTTGCAATCtcaactctttctctttttctacttAACATGTTTTAAGACTATTTTTATCAGAAATATACAGTGTATAATTATGTTAACCCTGTTGAACTCTAGTAACATTGTTTGCTCCTTAAATCTCCTTTGTCTGATATTATTGAGGAGAACCAAACGTTCACCTTGGTGCTGTGCACAACCCTGTTGTCACATTTTTGGTTGCTATATACTTCTATTGAAGGTATGCAACAGTTCCCTACTGTTACTTAGCCTATGGCTCTGAAATTTAATGGCTTATTATAGCAAAATGTTGACGTGCTCATGGTTCTGTAGGTTAACAGTGACAGTTGAACCCAGCCAAGTAGTTCTTCTAGAGGTTTTATCTGTGACTGTTTCTTCATTTACAAATCACCTGGCAATTTGACAAGTACTAGAAGGTGTCCCCATGGGTCTACTGGTTGATTTCAGCTGTTGGTGGAGTCATGATCTCCACACACAGTTTCTTGCTCTCAAGATCCCCTTGAGAGTTTGGGTTTCTGCCCGTGACGCTGGCACATGAAAACTAAGAACAAACTACAAAACATTGAAGGGTGGGGCAGATTCCATCAGCCTTAGAGAATCTCAGGATTTTCTCCTATTGTCTTCAACTTGAACAATCAAGGTCGACCCACACTATAGAAATGATTCACCTTATCAAAGTCTATTGTCATATATACAAAGTATCTGCACAGAAATACCCAGTTTGGTTGGTGTCTAGCCAAAAACCAGGCTACCATGGTCTACCCAGTTTAACACATACAATTAACCATTATGGGAACTATAAAGGAAAATTACCTATAAAACCAGTTTTAAGTAGAAATAGTAATATTAGGATAGCCTCTGGCAGAAAAAGTAAATGATTATACActacaatatatataatatataatatataatataatatcaagTCACATAGAAGTCAGAGAAAGTTACTGTTAATGACAGCCAAGAGGAAAGATTCTACAAGAAACAGCTACAAATCAAAGCAGGTGAGTTTCGTAACCTCAATTTCATTCTCATCATtctcacagttaaaaaaaattaattctcatGGTTTACTgttacataataaaattaaaccatCCTTATATGAGCCAAGAGCTCCAGGCATGAGGGAAACAAAGAGAATGTGCACATCAGCATATTCATTGAaggtttaaagatttttttactattattaatcAAGAATTTAAATGTCCCAAAGACATAATACTTCTTTTCTGTGAGTAAGATGTCTTATTCATAACCCAGATGAAAACTATATaagaaggatggagagatggaagtgGTCCCTGGAATGCTTTGATCTGGATTAACGGCTCCGGTCTTCAGGGCTGTAAATTTAACTTCCAGTGCTGTTTGTGCACTAAAGGGTATGCAATTGGCCCAAAAGAATTAATGCAACTTCTAAAAGTTGGCCAACTAATTTATAGGCAATAACTTACATGTCAGAAAAAATTGGATCAGCAAGTAATGCTGTATTTATTTCCATGAAACCTGGCGGTGTTTTTCCTCATGATAGTTAGAGGAATTAAGTTTACCTGAAAAGTTTTCCCTGACAGCAGTGAACAGGGGGAAATGGCCCTGTTGACTAAGGAGTGTAAAGCATTGGCTAAAGGGCACAGTGGGAGGGGAGCAGGTCACAGGAAAACATGCGTCCCTTCTGCAGGAAAGAGCTTGGCAAAGTCTAAGAATATGAATCATAGTTGAGGCCAACAGAAAACCAATCTTCTCTGGTAATATAATTCAgttctttagtttatttttcaacATTGCATTTATTTGGCTGTTGTCCGTGGAGTATGTTCCAGAGCAATGGAGCTGCCTTTCCCAGCCCATACCACCGCCCCCTCCAAAAACGTGCTGGCACATTGTCCATATTCATGACCACATTTCTTAAGGCTCTCTGTGCATTCTGTTGCTTAGATCTGAACTTAAAAGTGAGTAAAGCCTCTGCAGGGATCCTCATCAAATGGAGTACGGGCAAGCAGAGTCCCCCTGAAGCTTCTCCACTCATTGATAAAATGGCTCGGAAGTACCTGCCATAGTTCTGAGAAAGCATCTGAAAAGACTAGCATCCACTGTGTCCACAGTAGTAATTTTCTTACCAATTTCTTATCATTTGCCTTCCAGTATTTCCTGCATCTGGACTTCAGATTGCCTTGTAAATAGCCAAAAATACagccggggtggtggtggtggtggtggtggtggtggtgcatgcctttaatgccaacactcaggaggcagaggcaggtggatttctgtaagttcgaggccagcctggtcgacaaagtgagtccaggacagccaaggctacacagagaaaccctgtctggaaaaacaaaacaaaaaacaagcaaacaaacagataacCAAGTatccatctgtttttatttttttttttaaaaggatactTGGGTAGAAGTCAGGGAAGGTTCCTGTTGTTATAGAACTTACTGAGAGTgggctgagagagagggagacagtgaACAAAGAAAtcgaagaagatatcagaagctgggaagatctcccatgctcatggatcagtaggattaacatagtgaaatttaccatcctaccaaaaccaatctacagATACAATGctatccccatcaaaattccagcacaattcttCACAAAACTTGAAAGGGTGATTTTTGGATTCAATAAGAaagagtgagcacacacacacacacacacacacacacacacacacacacacacagagagagagagagagagagagagagacagagaaagagacagagacagagacagagagacagagagagagagagaacaaaaccagtgtatctaaaacaatcctgaataataaaagaactactAGGTGCGTCAGAACCCCTGATTGTACCACAGAGCTTTAGTAATAAAAATCAGCataatattggcataaaaacatgtgttgatcaatggaataaaactgCAGTCCTAGACATAagtccacatacctatggacacctggtttttgacaaagaagaaaaaaatgcacacTAGAATGAAGATATCAATAAGTGATGCTGGTCAAACTGAATGTGAGcaggaagaaaaacacaaattgaTTCGTGTTTGTCACCCTGCAGCCGAGGACGCCGCCTCAAATGTACCAAAGCCACGAACGTAAAACTGGACACACTGAACCAGACAGAATGGAAAACGagcaatgaccttgaactcactggtacaggaaaagactttctaaaCACAACTCCATTAGCTCAGGtgctaagatgaacaattaataaatgggacctcatgagactgaaaagcttctcagTAGCAAAGGACATCATCCTTTAGACAAAGAGCCAGcctacagaaaggaaaaatagtttgttttttttttttttttttaccaactttACATCCAATAGAAGgctaaaatctaaaatatataaagaacaaaatatataaataacgtAAGGAAAATGAATAACTGTTGGTGTagtttttaaatctactttaattttggtttcttttatctctttttcccttcttcaccccaatcccttccagcaccccaacaccaggtaggagaggaaggaggttaGTCAGGAGaaggggtgtagttttccttagctgcttcctgctgttaagggtgttgggttccttggggcaagtccaatccttgtttcaggacgtctccaacttcttctcctcaaactgcatcaacagcaaccaggagcagcaggaggagcaccagtctctctctatgtctggcATCTAttccactggcaaagaccacacccccgcatgaggcagttcccagctgacaaagatcatgcaCCCTCTCATGAGGTAGTTACCATTTGTGGACAAACTGgcgcagcccccatatcccacacttggaattaaaacgGAAACTTGTTTATGTATCATAAACCAAAAATTCCagaacaaataacccaattagaaAAGAAGGTACAGATCTAAGCAGGGAGCTATCAAAAGAGGGAACGCAAAGGgccgagaaacacctaaagaaatgctcaatgtccttagccatcaggaaaaccaaaaccaaaaccactttgaaatttcatcttacgcAAGTCAGTGTGGACAAGATCAAAGGGAAAAGCAACAGCTCGTGCTGGTGAGGATTTGTGTAAAGagacacttctccattgctggtgggagtgaaaacttgaaCAGCTACTATGGAAATTGTTGCTGTGGTTCCTTGGGAAGCTGGGAATACCTCTACCTCAACCCCCAGCTATGCCACTGTGAGGcttatacccaaaggactctgcACGCTACGACAGACACACTTGCTTATGAAGGTTCACTGCTGTTCTACCCACGATAGCTAGGGATTAGAAATGGCCTTTATGTCCATCAGTGAATGAATGCATAATGGAATGTGGTAcaatttgcacaatggaatattatt
This genomic interval carries:
- the LOC127196597 gene encoding small ubiquitin-related modifier 2-like; amino-acid sequence: MADAKPKDGGKTENNDHSNLKVAVRMVLWWHLRDTPLSKLRKAHLGMTGFTPAQLETEDKGTIDVFQWQPGGVF